The following proteins are encoded in a genomic region of Brachypodium distachyon strain Bd21 chromosome 1, Brachypodium_distachyon_v3.0, whole genome shotgun sequence:
- the LOC100826520 gene encoding haloacid dehalogenase-like hydrolase domain-containing protein 3 — protein sequence MSLLSKLRLVTVDVTGTLIAYKGRLGDYYCMAAKSAGKPCPDYNRMHEGFKLAYTEMARKYPCFGFAAKMPTIEWWRMCVKDSFVKAGYDYDDETFEKIFKRIYSAFGSSAPYSVFPDAQPFLRGLREKGITVGIVSNAEYRYKEVILPALGLNQGSEWDFGVFSGIVGVEKPDPAIYKIALEMAGNVAPEEALHIGDSMRKDYVPARSIGMHGLLLDRFKTADAESWKQSGAPVLPDLVAAEAWLAQNQKAETEEEPLAASLLRRMSEKL from the exons ATGTCGCTCCTTTCAAAATTACGCTTAGTCACCGTGGATGTGACTGGTACTCTGATCGCTTACAAAGGACGGCTTGGCGATTACTACTGTATGGCTGCTAAGTCTGCTGGAAAGCCGTGCCCTGACTATAACCGAATGCACGAAGGCTTCAAGCTTGCATACACTGAGATGGCAAGAAAATACCCATGCTTTGGATTTGCTGCAAAGATGCCAACAATCGAATGGTGGAGGATGTGTGTCAAGGATTCGTTCGTTAAG GCTGGCTATGATTATGATGACGAGACATTTGAGAAAATCTTCAAACGTATTTATTCTGCTTTTGGCTCCTCTGCGCCATACTCGGTGTTTCCTGATGCACAACCCTTCCTGAGGGGGCTTAGGGAAAAGGGAATCACAGTTGGGATTGTGAGCAATGCAGAGTATCGTTACAAAGAGGTCATCTTACCTGCTTTAGGGCTAAATCAG GGCTCGGAATGGGACTTTGGGGTGTTCTCGGGCATTGTTGGTGTCGAGAAGCCTGACCCAGCAATCTACAAGATCGCGCTGGAAATGGCAGGGAACGTCGCACCAGAAGAAGCGCTTCACATAGGTGACAGCATGCGCAAGGACTATGTCCCTGCACGGAGCATCGGGATGCATGGCTTGCTTTTGGACCGATTCAAGACCGCCGATGCCGAGAGCTGGAAGCAGTCTGGTGCGCCTGTGCTTCCCGACCTGGTAGCTGCTGAAGCATGGCTTGCCCAGAATCAGAAGGCAGAAACTGAAGAGGAGCCTCTAGCGGCTTCCCTGCTGCGACGGATGTCAGAAAAGCTTTGA
- the LOC100821898 gene encoding ALA-interacting subunit 1 has translation MDSSNAAGTSNGGSGDGDPAAAARRNTKMPKYSKFTQQELPACKPILTPKWVVSVFFLVGVIFVPVGVVSLLAARDVVEIIDRYDDACVPVNMTDNKLGYIQNETISKECTRTLTVTKDMKQPIFVYYQLDNFYQNHRRYVKSRNDAQLRDYKKANQTTSCEPERTTADGKPIVPCGLIAWSLFNDTYIFNRGNENLTVDKKDISWKSDREHKFAKNVYPSNFQNGGLIGGAKLDSSIPLSDQEDLIVWMRTAALPTFRKLYGRIYVDLKENDTITVKLDNNYNTYSFGGKKKLVLSTATWLGGKNDFLGFAYLIVGGLCIFLAFAFTLLYVIKPRKLGDHNYLSWNRHPAGR, from the exons ATGGACAGCAGCAACGCGGCCGGCACGAGCAACGGCGGATCCGGGGATGGGGacccggccgcggcggcaaggaggAACACCAAGATGCCCAAGT ATTCCAAGTTCACGCAGCAGGAGCTGCCGGCTTGTAAGCCGATCCTTACTCCAAAATGG GTTGTCTCCGTGTTTTTCCTTGTCGGCGTCATCTTTGTCCCAGTTGGTGTCGTTTCGCTGCTAGCTGCACGAGAT GTTGTTGAGATCATTGACCGGTACGATGATGCATGTGTGCCAGTTAACATGACCGACAACAAGCTTGGGTACATCCAGAACGAGACCATATCCAAAGAGTGTACAAGGACTCTAACG GTCACAAAGGATATGAAACAGCCAATTTTTGTATATTACCAACTCGACAACTTCTACCAGAATCATAGGAG GTATGTGAAGAGCCGAAATGATGCACAACTAAGAGATTATAAGAAGGCAAATCAGACAACCTCTTGTGAACCCGAGAGAACCACCGCAGATGGAAAACCAATTGTTCCTTGTGGTCTGATTGCTTGGAGTTtgttcaatgatacatatatCTTTAATCGTGGTAATGAGAACTTGACAGTGGACAAGAAGGACATCTCATGGAAGAGTGATAGGGAGcacaaatttgctaaaaatgTCTATCCAAGCAACTTCCAGAATGGTGGGCTCATAGGTGGAGCAAAACTTGACTCAAGTATCCCG TTGAGCGATCAAGAGGACCTTATCGTTTGGATGAGGACTGCGGCTCTTCCAACATTCAGAAAGTTGTATGGGAGGATATATGTTGATCTCAAGGAGAATGATACCATAACAGTGAAACTGGATAACAATTACAATACATATAGCTTCGGTGGCAAGAAAAAGTTGGTCCTTTCCACAGCAACCTGGCTTGGAGGAAAGAATGATTTCCTTGGGTTTGCATACCTTATAGTTGGCGGCCTCTGTATTTTCTTGGCATTTGCGTTCACCTTGCTATACGTCATAAAGCCAAG GAAATTGGGAGACCACAACTACCTGTCCTGGAACCGGCACCCTGCGGGCCGCTAA